From Miscanthus floridulus cultivar M001 chromosome 15, ASM1932011v1, whole genome shotgun sequence, the proteins below share one genomic window:
- the LOC136506718 gene encoding 2-oxoisovalerate dehydrogenase subunit alpha 2, mitochondrial-like has translation MAALWLARASSQLARRAARRLPARHGSGEPTSPWFLGVVPPPALGSPAVEKSRRGFCSVRRFAGESSAAAAVDEEPENGFVASDQQAVDFPGGKVSFVAEMNFLPDSMKERINCYRVLDNDGRTISGSRFQEVSKELALKMYTEMVTLQIMDTIFYEAQRQGRISFYLTSNGEEAINIASAAALGMDDIVLPQYREPGVLLWRGFTLQEFANQCFGNKLDYGKGRQMPIHYGSNRLNYFTVSSPIATQLPHAVGAAYSLKMDKKDACAITYFGDGGTSEGDFHAALNFAAVMEAPVIFFCRNNGWAISTPTTEQFRSDGVVIRGQAYGIRGIRVDGNDALAVYSAVHTAREMAITEGRPILVEALTYRVGHHSTSDDSTKYRPVDEIEHWRTARDPISRYRKWVQGNDWWSDAEESELRSRVRKELLQAIQAAERMTKPPVTELFTDVYDKIPSNLREQEKFLRDTIMKHPADYPTDVPV, from the exons ATGGCAGCGCTCTGGCTAGCGAGAGCGTCGTCCCAGCTGGCGCGCCGTGCCGCGAGGAGGCTTCCTGCGCGCCACGGCTCCGGCGAACCCACCAGTCCGTGGTTCTTGGGAGTGGTGCCGCCGCCGGCCCTTGGATCACCGGCGGTGGAGAAAAGCCGTCGGGGCTTCTGCTCCGTCCGGAGATTTGCAGGGGAGAGCAGCGCTGCTGCCGCTGTCGACGAGGAGCCGGAGAACGGATTCGTCGCCAGCGATCAGCAG GCAGTTGACTTTCCTGGAGGGAAAGTTTCTTTTGTGGCTGAAATGAACTTCCTTCCAGACTCGATGAAGGAAAGGATCAACTGCTACCGTGTGCTTGACAATGACGGCAGAACTATATCAGGCAGTAGATTCCAAGAG GTCAGTAAGGAGTTGGCTCTGAAAATGTACACCGAGATGGTCACCCTCCAGATCATGGATACCATCTTCTATGAGGCTCAGAGGCAGGGTAGAATCTCGTTTTATCTCACTTCCAATGGCGAGGAAGCAATCAACATAGCCTCTGCTGCTGCACTCGGTATGGATGACATTGTGCTGCCTCAG TACAGGGAACCTGGTGTTCTTCTATGGCGTGGCTTCACTCTGCAGGAATTTGCAAACCAGTGCTTTGGGAACAAGCTGGACTATGGTAAAGGGAGGCAGATGCCCATTCATTATGGCTCAAACCGTCTGAATTATTTCACAGTCTCATCACCTATTGC AACACAGCTCCCTCATGCTGTTGGAGCTGCCTACTCTCTGAAGATGGACAAAAAGGACGCATGTGCCATCACATACTTTGGCGATGGTGGCACAAGTGAG GGAGACTTCCATGCAGCGCTCAACTTTGCAGCTGTTATGGAGGCACCGGTGATCTTCTTCTGCCGTAACAATGGCTGGGCCATCAGCACCCCAACTACTGAACAATTCAGAA GTGATGGAGTTGTTATCCGTGGCCAGGCTTATGGGATCCGTGGTATCCGAGTAGATGGCAATGATGCTCTTGCTGTGTACAGCGCAGTCCATACTGCCCGAGAAATGGCTATAACTGAAGGAAGACCTATTTTAGTTGAG GCACTTACATATCGAGTTGGTCATCACTCGACGTCCGATGATTCAACCAAGTACAGGCCAGTTGATGAGATTGAGCATTGGCGAACAGCGAGGGATCCAATTTCCAGATACAGAAAATGGGTTCAGGGTAATGACTGGTGGTCTGATGCTGAAGAATCCGAGCTCAGGAGCAGAGTCAGAAAAGAG CTTCTTCAAGCCATCCAGGCTGCAGAAAGAATGACAAAACCACCAGTTACTGAGCTTTTCACTGATGTTTACGATAAGATTCCTTCCAACCTGCGTGAACAAGAGAAATTTCTGCGGGATACAATCATGAAGCACCCTGCAGACTACCCAACTGATGTACCCGTTTAG
- the LOC136506719 gene encoding 3'(2'),5'-bisphosphate nucleotidase-like codes for MSQAPEVAGNPYAAELAAAKKAVALAARLCQRVQRGILQSDIQSKADRTPVTVADYGSQVLVCLVLKKELPAHSFSIVAEEDSKDLREDGAQEILEHITTLVNETIVNDGSYNMSLSKEDVLAAIDGGKSEGGPSGRHWILDPIDGTKGFIRGDQYAVALGLLDEGKVVLGVLGCPNLPLKSTNNNNSSSSGDQIGSLFFATIGCGAQVEALEGSDPEKISVCSIDNPVDASFFESFEASHSKRDLTSSIAEKLGVQAPPVRMDSQAKYGALARGDGAIFLRIPHKSYIETVWDHAAGSIVVTEAGGMVKDASGNDLDFSKGRHLDRERGIIATNKHLMPLVLKAVQEAMKEEQ; via the exons ATGTCGCAGGCTCCGGAGGTCGCCGGAAACCCGTACGCCGCAGAGCTCGCCGCAGCCAAGAAGGCCGTCGCCCTAGCGGCCCGCCTCTGCCAG AGAGTGCAGCGGGGCATCTTGCAGTCTGACATTCAATCGAAGGCAGACAGGACTCCTGTTACAGTCGCGGATTATG GATCACAGGTATTGGTATGTCTGGTCCTGAAGAAGGAATTACCTGCTCACTCTTTCTCAATCGTAGCTGAAGAG GATTCAAAAGACTTGAGAGAAGATGGTGCCCAAGAAATTCTAGAACACATTACCACCCTCGTAAATGAAACCATCGTAAATGATGGTTCATACAACATGTCGTTATCTAAGGAAGATGTGCTTGCTGCAATTGATGGTGGTAAATCTGAGGGAGGTCCATCTGGGCGACATTGGATATTGGACCCAATAGATGGCACTAAAGG TTTCATAAGGGGAGATCAGTATGCAGTTGCACTTGGACTACTTGATGAGGGCAAAGTTGTTCTGGGTGTGTTGGGATGTCCAAATCTTCCATTAAAATCAACAAACAATAACAATAGTAGCTCTTCTGGGGATCAAATAGGTTCCCTTTTTTTTGCTACAATTGGTTGTGGAGCGCAAGTTGAGGCCTTAGAAGGATCTGATCCAGAAAAG ATTAGTGTTTGCTCCATTGATAATCCAGTCGACGCCTCATTCTTTGAATCCTTTGAAGCATCACACTCCAAGCGTGATTTAACTAGCTCCATTGCAGAG AAACTTGGTGTCCAAGCTCCTCCTGTTAGAATGGATAGCCAAGCAAAATATGGTGCCCTAGCACGTGGTGATGGTGCCATTTTTCTGCGCATTCCGCACAAAAGTTACATAGAAACAGTTTGGGATCATGCAGCTGGATCAATTGTTGTCACAG AAGCTGGTGGCATGGTAAAAGATGCCTCAGGAAATGATTTGGATTTTTCCAAAGGTAGACATCTTGATCGTGAAAGAGGAATTATTGCAACAAATAAACATTTAATGCCACTTGTTCTAAAGGCGGTTCAAGAGGCTATGAAGGAGGAACAATAG